Sequence from the Microbacterium dextranolyticum genome:
CCCGTGTGGCCGCCGTTGCCGCACGAGAGGTCGCCCCGCGAACGGTGACCGCCGCCGTAGCCCGTCGCCGTCGAATCGTCAACCCACTCACTCCCCACCGCGGAGCGACGTAACGTCGATCCCGCAGTCCAGAGAAAGGAAGATGCCATGGGTTTCGACGACAAGATCAAGAACGCGGCAGAGGATCTCGGCGGCAAGGTGAAGGAGGGCGTCGGCAAGGTGACGCACAACGAGCGCCTCGAGGCCGAGGGCGAGGCCGACCAGGCCAAGGCTCAGGTCAAGAAGGCCGGCGAGGACGTCAAGGACGCGTTCAAGTAACCGGCGGCAGACACAGCGAAGCGCCCCCATCCCGGCTCGGATGGGGGCGCTTCCGTGCGCGGCAACGCGCGCGCCGTAGAGTAATCGCATTCGCACACAGGAGACCCCATGACCCCGTCCGCACGAGCACACCGTCTTCTCGGACGCTGATCCGTGGCCGAGTCGATCGAGCCGATCTTCACGGCGATCGCCGTCGCCTTCGAGATGGTGGGGGCGCTCGCCATGGTCGCCGGCTTCGTCGTCGCCCTCGTGCTGGCGCTTCGATCGCTGCGCCGTAGCGGCGACGGGCACGCCGCCTACTCCCTGCTGCGCACCACGCTGGGCGCCGCCATCCTGCTCGGACTCGAGGTCCTCGTCGCGGCCGATCTCATCCGCACGATCACCTCGAAGCCCTCGATCGAGGATGCCCTCATCCTCGGCCTGATCGTCCTCATCCGGACAGTGCTGTCGATGTCGATCCAGATCGAGATCGACGGCGTCCTGCCGTGGCGGCGAGCGCTGCTGACCAGCGGCGGGCAGGTGCTCGCGCGCACGATCGCGCGTGAACGAGCGAGCGTGCGCAAGGACCCCGAGCGCGGCGCAGCGACCGCGCGCGACTAACCCGCCTGCGCTCCGGCGCTGTTGACGAGCACGACCGGCGTGATCGGGTCGAGTCCGGCCGCGCGGATGGCCGCGAGGTTGACGCTCACGAGAGGCGCTCCCGCCTCGACGCGGTCGCCGACGACCACGTGCGGCGTGAACGGCGCTCCACCGAGCGCGACGGTGTCGATGCCGATGTGCACGAGCACTTCCGCTCCCTGCGCCGAGGTGATGCCGAAGAAGTAGGCGCCGATCGCGATGGGAAGGGTCAGCAGGCCCGGCGCGCCGGTCGAGAAGACCTTCACACCGCCGGCGCCCACCACGGCGCCGGCGATCGCGCCGGAGATCGAGGCGACGAGGAAGGCGCGCTTGCGCGGCAGGGTGATGCCGTAGATCGCCGGTTCGGTGACGCCGAAGATCGCGGCGAGCCTGGCCGAGAACCCGAGAACCCGAGGGCCTTCGTCTTCTTCTCGCGCAGGCGCAGGGTCACACCGAGCGCGGCGCCGGCCTGGGCGAGGACGGCGGGGATCTGGCAGGTCGTCGAGGACGAGGCCAGCACGTGCGTCGTCGAGAGGATGATCAGCAGACCCTTGAGGATGCCCGTCGCCGCCAGCACCCCGAGGATGGGCGCGAAGATCGACGAGATGACGTCGATCACACGCGAGAGCGCGCTGACCTTCTGGCCGCTGCCCGCCGACGGGTCGGCGACACGGTCGCCGTCGGTGAGCGAGGTCGGAAGCCCCGCGTACACCTTCGAGACGTTGTTGCCGACGACCACCTGGAACTGCCCGCCGTTCTCCATGACCGTGATCACACCGGGAAGCGCGGTCACCGCATCCTTCTGCGCCTTCGATCGGTCGCGCAGGGTGAAGCCGACCGGTCCGTGGCTCTCCGGGCGCGCTGCCTCAGGCCGAGGGAACCTCGCCCGCGCGCAGGTCGCGAGGCTCGACGGGGCCGCGCCAGCCGGCGACGGGCAGCTGGAACTTGCGCACCAGCCGATCGGTGAACGGGGCGGGGTGCAGGCGCGCGAGCCGCACATGCTCCTCCGAGCGGCGGGCGATGACTCGGGCACCCGGCGGCAGGTCGTGAGAGCGGCGACCGTCGCACCAGAGGATGCCGGTGCCGTCCGTGCGGGCGAGCACATCGATCGCGACCGTCGCCTCGGGGCCGACGACGAGGGGGCGGGCGAACAGCGCGTGCGCCGACAGGGGAACGACGGCGATCGCTTCGACGGTGGGCCAGATGACGGGCCCACCCGCGGAGAAGTTGTAGGCGGTCGACCCGGTCGGGGTCGAGATCACGACCCCGTCGCAGCCGAAGCTCGACAGCGGACGGCTGTCGATCTCGAGGACGACCTCCATCATCCGCTCGCGAGCCGCCTTCTCGACGGTCGCCTCGTTCAGGGCCCACGTCGAGTAGATGACGGTATCGGCCTCGTCACGCACCTCGACGTCGAGCGTCATCCGCTCTTCGACGTCGTATTCGCGGTCGATGACCCGGCGCATGGCGTCGTCGATCACGTCCGCCTCGATCTCGGCGAGGAAGCCGACGTGGCCCATGTTGATCCCGAGGATCGGGGCCGTCCCGGTGCGCACGAGCTCCGCCGCGCGCAGGATCGTGCCGTCGCCGCCCAGGACGATGGCGATCTCCACGGCATCCACCGACACGTCCACTCCGAGCGTCGCCAGCGGTCCGACGTCGCCGAGCTCGTGCCGCAGCTCGTCGTCGCCGTCGGGCAGCACGGCGCGCGCTCCCGCCGATTGCACGGCGGCGATGACGCGCCGCGCGGCGAGGACCGTGTCCGTGCGCCGCGCATGCGCGACCACCAGGATCTCGCGCGGGTCGGTGCTCTCGATGGTCATCTCGCTCCCGCCACTAGGTTCACGGTCTCCAGGTATTCTGTCGGATTGCCGGCTTCCGCCGTGCTGTCGACGTCTGGAGATCGCCCGGGTCGCAGATGCACCAGGTATTCCTGGTTCCCATGCGTGCCCGCCAGCGGAGACGCGATCACGCCCCGTGTTCGA
This genomic interval carries:
- a CDS encoding CsbD family protein encodes the protein MGFDDKIKNAAEDLGGKVKEGVGKVTHNERLEAEGEADQAKAQVKKAGEDVKDAFK
- a CDS encoding DUF1622 domain-containing protein yields the protein MAESIEPIFTAIAVAFEMVGALAMVAGFVVALVLALRSLRRSGDGHAAYSLLRTTLGAAILLGLEVLVAADLIRTITSKPSIEDALILGLIVLIRTVLSMSIQIEIDGVLPWRRALLTSGGQVLARTIARERASVRKDPERGAATARD
- a CDS encoding PTS sugar transporter subunit IIA yields the protein MKVFSTGAPGLLTLPIAIGAYFFGITSAQGAEVLVHIGIDTVALGGAPFTPHVVVGDRVEAGAPLVSVNLAAIRAAGLDPITPVVLVNSAGAQAG
- a CDS encoding NAD kinase, whose protein sequence is MTIESTDPREILVVAHARRTDTVLAARRVIAAVQSAGARAVLPDGDDELRHELGDVGPLATLGVDVSVDAVEIAIVLGGDGTILRAAELVRTGTAPILGINMGHVGFLAEIEADVIDDAMRRVIDREYDVEERMTLDVEVRDEADTVIYSTWALNEATVEKAARERMMEVVLEIDSRPLSSFGCDGVVISTPTGSTAYNFSAGGPVIWPTVEAIAVVPLSAHALFARPLVVGPEATVAIDVLARTDGTGILWCDGRRSHDLPPGARVIARRSEEHVRLARLHPAPFTDRLVRKFQLPVAGWRGPVEPRDLRAGEVPSA